A region of Nocardioides sp. JS614 DNA encodes the following proteins:
- a CDS encoding pyridoxamine 5'-phosphate oxidase family protein → MDRTDRGQLVDLPVEECWQLLTTAPVGRIAWSTTGGPVVVPVNFVVDGRTIKIRTAAYSAMVQKADVERVAFQVDRIDEATHTGWSVLARGRAEVRYGEREDEAGPQPWPRGPRSATVVIDVDEITGRWLNPSEH, encoded by the coding sequence ATGGACAGGACGGACCGTGGACAGCTCGTGGACCTGCCGGTCGAGGAGTGCTGGCAGCTGCTCACGACGGCGCCGGTGGGCCGGATCGCCTGGTCGACCACCGGAGGCCCGGTGGTCGTGCCGGTGAACTTCGTGGTCGACGGCCGGACCATCAAGATCCGCACGGCGGCGTACTCCGCGATGGTGCAGAAGGCCGACGTGGAGCGGGTCGCGTTCCAGGTCGACCGGATCGACGAGGCCACGCACACCGGCTGGAGCGTGCTCGCGCGCGGCCGTGCCGAGGTGCGGTACGGCGAGCGCGAGGACGAGGCCGGACCTCAGCCGTGGCCGCGGGGGCCCCGGTCGGCGACCGTCGTCATCGACGTCGACGAGATCACCGGTCGCTGGCTGAACCCCAGCGAGCACTGA
- a CDS encoding MBL fold metallo-hydrolase RNA specificity domain-containing protein, translating to MSSPVLTFLGAAESVTGSKFLVDTHSSRTLVDAGLYQGLADLRRRNWTPFPVPASGLGSVVVTHAHLDHCGFLPRLVKEGFDGPILCSPDTAELVEIVLRDSAHLQEEDARQANAGGYSKHRPALPLYDLEDVERTLPLLTPTDFGTAVDLAPDVRAELRPAGHILGSSTVLLDAAGRRTLFSGDLGRDHHPILRAPADPPAAHVVVVESTYGDRRHPATDAEVLASAVRRTIGRGGTVLVPAFAVDRTELVLLELHRLMEAGEVPRVPVHLDSPMALRALTVYREALDTGSVQLRPDLDQVRAALGAMHVDAVPDVAGSMRLNRPGKPCIVVSASGMATGGRVVHHLAHQLPDPRNTVVLTGYQAVGTRGRQLLDGARQVKMHGRYVPVRAEIVDVPYFSVHADADDIVGWLGRAPEPPEIVYVVHGEPAASAALARRITEDLGWPAVVPRLGERVRLD from the coding sequence ATGAGCAGCCCGGTCCTGACGTTCCTGGGTGCGGCCGAGTCGGTGACCGGCAGCAAGTTCCTCGTGGACACCCACAGCTCGCGCACGTTGGTCGACGCGGGGCTCTACCAGGGCCTGGCCGACCTGCGCCGCCGCAACTGGACGCCGTTCCCGGTCCCGGCGTCCGGGCTCGGGTCGGTCGTGGTGACGCACGCGCACCTCGACCACTGCGGCTTCCTCCCGCGCCTGGTGAAGGAGGGCTTCGACGGCCCGATCCTCTGCTCACCCGACACCGCGGAGCTCGTGGAGATCGTGCTGCGCGACAGCGCCCACCTGCAGGAGGAGGACGCGCGCCAGGCCAACGCGGGCGGCTACTCCAAGCACCGTCCCGCGCTGCCGCTCTACGACCTCGAGGACGTCGAGCGCACGCTGCCGCTCCTGACGCCGACGGACTTCGGGACCGCCGTCGACCTGGCCCCCGACGTCCGGGCGGAGCTGCGCCCCGCCGGCCACATCCTGGGGTCGTCCACCGTGCTCCTCGACGCCGCCGGCCGGCGCACCCTGTTCAGCGGCGACCTCGGCCGCGACCACCACCCGATCCTGCGTGCGCCCGCCGACCCACCCGCGGCACACGTGGTCGTCGTGGAGTCGACGTACGGCGACCGGCGCCACCCCGCCACCGACGCCGAGGTGCTCGCATCGGCCGTGCGCCGCACCATCGGCCGCGGTGGGACCGTGCTGGTGCCGGCGTTCGCAGTCGACCGCACCGAGCTGGTGCTGCTCGAGCTGCACCGGCTGATGGAGGCCGGCGAGGTGCCGCGGGTCCCGGTCCACCTCGACAGCCCGATGGCGTTGCGAGCCCTGACCGTCTACCGCGAAGCCCTCGACACCGGGTCCGTGCAGCTGCGCCCCGACCTGGACCAGGTCCGCGCCGCCCTCGGCGCGATGCACGTCGATGCCGTCCCGGACGTGGCCGGGTCGATGCGGCTCAACCGGCCCGGAAAGCCCTGCATCGTGGTCTCGGCGTCGGGCATGGCCACCGGCGGCCGCGTCGTGCACCACCTCGCGCACCAGCTCCCGGACCCGCGCAACACCGTCGTGCTCACCGGCTACCAGGCCGTCGGCACCCGCGGGCGCCAGCTCCTGGACGGCGCCCGCCAGGTGAAGATGCACGGGCGCTACGTGCCCGTCCGGGCCGAGATCGTCGATGTGCCGTACTTCTCGGTGCACGCCGACGCCGACGACATCGTCGGCTGGCTGGGCCGCGCCCCCGAGCCGCCCGAGATCGTGTACGTCGTGCACGGCGAGCCGGCCGCCTCGGCGGCGCTGGCCCGGCGGATCACCGAGGACCTCGGCTGGCCGGCGGTGGTGCCGCGGCTCGGCGAGCGGGTCCGGCTGGACTGA
- a CDS encoding universal stress protein gives MDETEIGVLVAVGPGGIGAGALEVAASEAIRLGVGVELLHVAHQLVVPVPTQLRPEQAVDRELTRVGREALTVAAERVRGLVEGRVPVTTEIVDGSAPRTIVERSGEMRLVVLEAREIGAVGRLVTRSVSTHVAAHARVPVLVVPRGWSASVGGDLPVTVGVDEPIDAKHQVLEALELARDTGRQVVVLHATWIAEPYQGAALAGYPRKQWLDDARAELETALGDVTTTADSVTCDVHWARPVEALVRATQRSSVLVLNRRSAERPLGPHLGPITRAVLHHAECPVLVVDRGY, from the coding sequence ATGGACGAGACCGAGATCGGTGTCCTGGTGGCGGTCGGACCCGGCGGGATCGGCGCGGGCGCCCTGGAGGTGGCTGCCTCCGAGGCGATCCGTCTCGGCGTGGGCGTCGAGCTGCTGCACGTGGCCCACCAGCTGGTCGTGCCCGTGCCCACCCAGCTCCGGCCCGAACAGGCCGTCGACCGGGAGCTGACCCGCGTCGGTCGCGAGGCGCTCACGGTGGCCGCCGAGCGGGTCCGGGGTCTCGTCGAGGGGCGGGTCCCGGTCACCACCGAGATCGTCGACGGCTCCGCGCCGCGCACCATCGTCGAGCGCAGCGGCGAGATGCGGCTGGTGGTCCTCGAGGCCCGCGAGATCGGGGCGGTCGGTCGACTCGTGACCCGCTCGGTCTCCACCCACGTGGCCGCGCACGCGCGTGTCCCGGTCCTGGTGGTTCCGCGCGGCTGGTCCGCTTCGGTCGGCGGCGACCTGCCCGTCACCGTGGGGGTCGACGAGCCGATCGACGCCAAGCACCAGGTGCTCGAGGCCCTGGAGCTCGCCCGGGACACCGGGCGCCAGGTGGTCGTCCTCCACGCCACCTGGATCGCCGAGCCCTACCAGGGGGCGGCGCTCGCCGGCTATCCGCGCAAGCAGTGGCTCGACGACGCCCGCGCCGAGCTCGAGACGGCTCTCGGCGACGTGACGACCACCGCGGACTCGGTGACCTGCGACGTCCACTGGGCGCGCCCCGTCGAGGCGCTGGTCCGCGCGACGCAGCGCTCGTCCGTGCTGGTCCTCAACCGCCGCTCGGCGGAGCGCCCACTCGGGCCGCACCTCGGCCCGATCACGCGCGCGGTCCTCCACCACGCCGAGTGCCCTGTCCTGGTCGTCGATCGGGGGTACTGA
- a CDS encoding class I fructose-bisphosphate aldolase, with translation MTRSSTVSTAEALVAPGKGILAADESTPTIAKRLAAIGVESTEPVRRAYRELLLTAPGLSEHISGVILYDETLRQRTDDGVPFGELVAGAGMIPGIKVDAGTADLAGFPSEVVTEGLDGLRRRCAEYVELGARFAKWRAVIKVGEGRPTRTCIEANAHALGRYAALAQEAGLAPIVEPEVLMDGSHTIDRCAEVTVAVLWAVYDQLAEQRVLLEGTLLKPNMVLPGAECPDQVDDETIATRTVTAMRESVPVAVPGIVFLSGGQTHQQATARLDAINRHGSQPWQLSFSFGRALQAPVLEAWGGDERNRDAAQAALLERAALNGAARYGSYRPEMERPR, from the coding sequence ATGACGCGCAGCTCCACGGTCAGCACGGCGGAGGCGCTGGTCGCGCCCGGGAAAGGCATCCTCGCCGCCGACGAGAGCACCCCGACGATCGCCAAGCGGCTCGCGGCGATCGGCGTCGAGTCGACCGAGCCGGTGCGCCGCGCCTACCGCGAGCTCCTGCTGACGGCGCCCGGCCTGTCCGAGCACATCAGCGGGGTCATCCTCTACGACGAGACGCTGCGCCAACGCACCGACGACGGGGTCCCGTTCGGCGAGCTGGTCGCCGGCGCCGGGATGATCCCGGGCATCAAGGTCGACGCCGGCACGGCCGACCTGGCCGGCTTCCCCAGCGAGGTGGTCACCGAGGGGCTCGACGGGTTGCGGCGGCGCTGCGCCGAGTACGTCGAGCTGGGTGCCCGGTTCGCCAAGTGGCGCGCGGTCATCAAGGTCGGTGAGGGCCGGCCGACGCGGACCTGCATCGAGGCGAACGCCCACGCACTGGGCCGCTACGCCGCGCTCGCGCAGGAGGCCGGTCTCGCGCCGATCGTCGAGCCCGAGGTCCTGATGGACGGGTCGCACACCATCGACCGGTGCGCCGAGGTCACGGTCGCCGTGCTGTGGGCGGTCTACGACCAGCTGGCCGAGCAGCGGGTGCTGCTCGAGGGCACCCTCCTCAAGCCGAACATGGTGCTGCCGGGCGCGGAGTGCCCCGACCAGGTCGACGACGAGACGATCGCGACCCGGACCGTCACCGCGATGCGTGAGTCGGTGCCGGTCGCCGTACCCGGCATCGTGTTCCTCTCCGGCGGTCAGACGCACCAGCAGGCCACCGCCCGGCTCGACGCGATCAACCGGCACGGCTCCCAGCCCTGGCAGCTGAGCTTCTCCTTCGGCCGGGCGCTGCAGGCGCCGGTGCTCGAGGCGTGGGGCGGGGACGAGCGCAACCGGGACGCCGCCCAGGCCGCGCTGCTCGAACGTGCCGCGCTCAACGGCGCGGCGCGGTACGGCAGCTACCGCCCGGAGATGGAGCGGCCGCGCTGA
- a CDS encoding universal stress protein, whose translation MTTQPRPVVIGVDGSDANAGALRYGVEEARRTGAIVKLIHVVPDYVPISPMMPLTPSELTETGTAVLTHAEAQVRELAPDLVVEGWLHHGTRPVQLANAAEDAQVVVVGRDNRPLLERLLRGDTAAGVAARASVPMVLVPADWTPAPPRGVVLVGVKSPSHSTALLGDAMALAAERRAKLVVLHAWKLPSGYDDIIESRVAADDWRRQSFDEMAALLAEWRVTFPEVEVEVRVVHDHPSFALVEGSLEADVVVLVRRAHGVPAATHLGGTARAVLRSAHCPVRVVPPNAVGPVPGLVLEQAGAIRK comes from the coding sequence ATGACCACACAGCCACGTCCCGTGGTCATCGGGGTCGACGGGAGCGACGCGAACGCCGGTGCGCTGCGCTACGGCGTCGAGGAGGCCAGGCGGACCGGGGCGATCGTGAAGCTGATCCACGTGGTTCCCGACTACGTCCCGATCTCCCCGATGATGCCGCTGACGCCGTCCGAGCTGACCGAGACCGGCACCGCGGTGCTCACCCACGCGGAGGCCCAGGTACGCGAGCTGGCTCCCGACCTGGTGGTCGAGGGCTGGCTGCACCACGGCACCCGGCCGGTGCAGCTCGCGAACGCCGCCGAGGACGCCCAGGTGGTCGTGGTCGGCCGGGACAACCGGCCGCTGCTGGAACGGCTGCTGCGCGGCGACACCGCCGCCGGCGTCGCCGCCCGGGCCTCGGTGCCGATGGTGCTGGTGCCCGCCGACTGGACCCCGGCCCCGCCGCGCGGCGTGGTGCTGGTCGGCGTGAAGTCGCCGTCCCACTCGACGGCGCTGCTCGGCGACGCGATGGCGCTCGCCGCCGAGCGCCGGGCGAAGCTCGTGGTCCTGCACGCCTGGAAGCTGCCCAGCGGGTACGACGACATCATCGAGTCCCGGGTCGCCGCCGACGACTGGCGGCGCCAGTCGTTCGACGAGATGGCGGCGCTGCTGGCCGAGTGGCGCGTGACCTTCCCGGAGGTCGAGGTCGAGGTCCGGGTCGTCCACGACCATCCGAGCTTCGCGCTGGTCGAGGGCTCGCTCGAGGCCGACGTCGTCGTGCTGGTACGCCGCGCCCACGGCGTGCCCGCGGCCACCCACCTGGGTGGTACGGCGCGCGCGGTGCTGCGCTCGGCGCACTGCCCGGTCCGGGTGGTCCCGCCGAACGCGGTCGGTCCCGTTCCGGGCCTGGTGCTCGAGCAGGCCGGGGCGATCCGGAAGTGA
- a CDS encoding pyridoxamine 5'-phosphate oxidase family protein — translation MTQQQLTEDQPMVELTVEECWDLLSQTEVGRLAYRLVDEIHLIPINYAVEGRTILFRTAEGNKLLAAEMHSEVAFEIDWVGDDSAWSVMVRGHLRHLDEGEQHRLSGLRIHPWIHSFKYDHVELAPAIVTGRRFLLHKEDDEDD, via the coding sequence ATGACACAACAGCAGCTCACCGAGGATCAGCCGATGGTGGAGCTCACCGTCGAGGAGTGCTGGGACCTGCTCTCGCAGACCGAGGTGGGCCGCCTGGCCTACCGCCTGGTCGACGAGATCCACCTGATACCGATCAACTACGCGGTCGAGGGGCGCACGATCCTGTTCCGCACGGCCGAGGGCAACAAGCTGCTGGCCGCCGAGATGCACTCGGAGGTCGCCTTCGAGATCGACTGGGTCGGCGACGACTCCGCCTGGTCGGTCATGGTGCGCGGCCACCTGCGCCACCTCGACGAGGGCGAGCAGCACCGGCTCTCCGGGCTGCGGATCCACCCGTGGATCCACTCGTTCAAGTACGACCACGTCGAGCTGGCGCCCGCGATCGTCACCGGTCGCCGGTTCCTGCTCCACAAGGAGGACGACGAGGACGACTGA
- a CDS encoding universal stress protein, producing MLEIEPRKVLLCVGDEDVDGALGYAVAEARRREVGVHLLHAVPGMSVGADPTAMVIEGDALCAQGGRILTAVAGRLEKELGELPVSTELQTGPVVRVLTAASRHAGVVVLQRQRMGRPGRIPTLSVTNAVAAHAAVPVVAVPASWEPDAERDPVVVAGLGDAELAPDVVRTALAEAARRGGRARLLHAWHYSDAYDDLVFAGAGAEDHEARLLRELEAGLAPLLAEHPDVPVELVPVHARPADVLVAESHTAGVVVLGRHRSSMPWGPHLGSVVRAVLRESRSPVLVVDPSPARTE from the coding sequence ATGCTCGAGATCGAACCCAGGAAGGTCCTGCTCTGCGTGGGCGACGAGGACGTCGACGGGGCGCTCGGGTACGCCGTCGCCGAGGCCCGCCGTCGGGAGGTCGGGGTGCACCTGCTGCACGCCGTACCCGGGATGTCCGTGGGCGCCGACCCGACCGCGATGGTGATCGAGGGTGACGCCCTCTGCGCCCAGGGCGGGCGGATCCTGACGGCCGTGGCCGGGCGGCTGGAGAAGGAGCTGGGCGAGCTGCCGGTGAGCACCGAGCTGCAGACCGGCCCGGTCGTCCGGGTGCTCACGGCGGCGAGCCGGCACGCGGGCGTGGTCGTGCTGCAGCGCCAGCGGATGGGACGCCCCGGCCGGATCCCCACGCTGTCGGTCACGAACGCCGTGGCCGCGCACGCCGCCGTCCCGGTCGTGGCGGTCCCGGCGAGCTGGGAGCCCGACGCCGAGCGCGACCCGGTCGTCGTCGCGGGCCTCGGCGACGCCGAGCTCGCGCCGGACGTGGTGCGCACCGCGCTCGCCGAGGCCGCCCGCCGTGGCGGACGGGCCCGGCTGCTGCACGCGTGGCACTACTCCGACGCCTACGACGACCTGGTCTTCGCCGGGGCTGGAGCGGAGGACCACGAGGCCCGCCTGCTCCGCGAGCTGGAGGCCGGCCTGGCACCGCTCCTCGCCGAGCACCCGGACGTGCCCGTGGAGCTGGTTCCCGTCCACGCCCGCCCGGCCGACGTCCTCGTGGCCGAGTCGCACACCGCTGGGGTGGTCGTGCTCGGTCGGCACCGCTCCTCGATGCCGTGGGGGCCGCACCTCGGCTCGGTGGTGCGGGCCGTGCTGCGCGAGTCGCGCTCGCCGGTGCTCGTGGTCGACCCCTCCCCGGCGCGCACCGAGTAG
- a CDS encoding cation-translocating P-type ATPase, whose protein sequence is MNGPAGALGLTAAEAAERLREHGPNLPPRARPRRLLGRILDQLRDPMILLLLGAFVVIVALGDVADASIIAAVVVLNTTIGVVQEVRAANALAALDRMAAPWATVLRDGELSRIPAPDVVTGDLIRLEAGDVVPADGELVEAAGLQVDESAMTGESVPVIRGPGEELLAGTVLTRGRGFATVSRTGGDSGLGRIAAQIAAAGVRPTPLQQRLSKLSRQLVVLTLAIAALVLLLGVLRGEPLDDMVILAVSLAVAAIPESLPAVVTIALALGAYRMARRSALVRRLPAVETLGSVTVLASDKTGTLTEGRMVVQELWSPHGTWRVTGQGYAVDGALVAQGPDVVPAELDALARDLVLCNDARLGGPRDGSWEVVGDPMEAALLVAVAKHDPAALDAAARWERVDETPFDSETKRMTTVHRSVDGERPWLVVCKGAPEAVIGLLADRAVAAAAHEAATALAERGFRVLAVADRRAPERPDGTDHGLVLRGLAALADPPRTTAEEVVRACREAGIRTVMITGDHPATARAIADQLTLTREGPELAEGAEIGRGEHAGRVDRIGVYARVRPEHKVDIVDAWQRRGDVVAMTGDGVNDAPALRRADIGIAMGDRGTEVARQAADLVLADDDLRTVVVAVGEGRRIYGNIRRFLRYGLSGGFAEVLVLMAGPFVGIPIPLGPGQILWINMITHGLPGVAFGGEPPDPADMKRPSPSPEQSVLGRGLLRQILVAGTLIGIVALAAGLLAPDSHRQTWVFLTLGLAQLGVALSLRAPRGGLQWRSRGLEVAVLIAAALQVLAVAWSPLRDLLRTDTVPAADALLVLALSAAPGLVLGLWQRFSARWGSASDR, encoded by the coding sequence GTGAACGGTCCGGCGGGCGCCCTGGGGCTGACCGCCGCCGAGGCCGCCGAGCGGTTGCGCGAGCACGGGCCGAACCTCCCGCCGCGGGCCCGCCCGCGGCGGCTCCTGGGCCGGATCCTGGACCAGCTGCGGGACCCGATGATCCTGCTCCTGCTCGGGGCGTTCGTCGTCATCGTCGCGCTCGGCGACGTGGCCGACGCCTCGATCATCGCGGCCGTCGTCGTGCTCAACACCACCATCGGCGTGGTGCAGGAGGTGCGCGCGGCCAACGCGCTGGCTGCGCTGGACCGGATGGCCGCCCCGTGGGCCACCGTGCTGCGCGACGGCGAGCTGAGCCGGATCCCGGCGCCCGACGTGGTGACCGGCGACCTGATCCGGTTGGAGGCCGGCGACGTGGTCCCCGCCGACGGCGAGCTCGTCGAGGCCGCCGGGCTGCAGGTCGACGAGTCCGCGATGACCGGGGAGTCGGTGCCGGTCATCCGCGGCCCGGGCGAGGAGCTGCTCGCCGGCACCGTGCTGACCCGCGGCAGGGGCTTCGCGACCGTCAGCCGCACGGGCGGCGACAGCGGTCTCGGCCGGATCGCCGCGCAGATCGCGGCGGCCGGGGTGCGACCGACGCCGCTGCAGCAACGGTTGTCGAAGCTGTCGCGCCAGCTGGTCGTGCTGACCCTCGCGATCGCGGCCCTGGTGCTGCTGCTGGGTGTGCTGCGTGGCGAGCCGCTCGACGACATGGTCATCCTCGCCGTCAGCCTCGCCGTCGCCGCGATCCCCGAGTCGCTGCCGGCGGTGGTCACCATCGCGCTCGCCCTGGGTGCCTACCGGATGGCCCGCCGTTCGGCCCTGGTCCGGCGACTGCCCGCGGTCGAGACCCTCGGCTCCGTCACGGTCCTCGCCTCGGACAAGACCGGCACCCTCACCGAGGGCCGGATGGTCGTCCAGGAGCTCTGGTCCCCGCACGGGACGTGGCGGGTGACCGGGCAGGGGTACGCCGTCGACGGCGCGCTGGTGGCCCAGGGCCCCGACGTCGTACCGGCCGAGCTGGACGCGCTCGCCCGTGACCTGGTCCTCTGCAACGATGCCCGGCTCGGCGGACCCCGCGACGGCTCCTGGGAGGTGGTCGGCGACCCGATGGAGGCGGCCCTCCTCGTGGCGGTGGCCAAGCACGACCCGGCCGCGCTGGACGCGGCCGCCAGGTGGGAGCGCGTCGACGAGACGCCGTTCGACAGCGAGACCAAGCGGATGACCACCGTGCACCGGTCCGTCGACGGCGAACGGCCCTGGCTGGTGGTGTGCAAGGGCGCCCCCGAGGCGGTGATCGGGCTGCTCGCCGACCGCGCGGTCGCCGCTGCGGCCCACGAGGCGGCGACCGCGCTCGCCGAGCGCGGCTTCCGAGTGCTCGCCGTGGCCGACCGGAGGGCACCCGAGCGCCCCGACGGCACCGACCACGGGCTGGTGCTGCGCGGCCTCGCCGCGCTGGCCGACCCGCCGCGGACCACCGCGGAGGAGGTCGTGCGGGCCTGCCGGGAGGCCGGGATCCGGACCGTGATGATCACCGGAGACCACCCCGCGACGGCTCGCGCGATCGCCGACCAGCTGACGCTCACCAGGGAGGGCCCCGAGCTCGCCGAGGGCGCCGAGATCGGCCGCGGCGAGCACGCCGGCCGGGTGGACCGGATCGGCGTGTACGCCCGGGTCCGGCCCGAGCACAAGGTCGACATCGTCGACGCCTGGCAGCGCCGCGGCGACGTGGTCGCCATGACCGGCGACGGGGTCAACGACGCGCCGGCGCTGCGCCGCGCCGACATCGGGATCGCGATGGGCGATCGTGGCACCGAGGTTGCGCGCCAGGCCGCCGACCTGGTGCTCGCCGACGACGACCTCCGCACGGTCGTCGTGGCCGTCGGCGAGGGCCGACGGATCTACGGCAACATCCGGCGGTTCCTCCGCTATGGGCTCTCCGGCGGCTTCGCCGAGGTGCTGGTCCTGATGGCCGGCCCGTTCGTCGGGATCCCGATCCCACTGGGACCCGGGCAGATCCTCTGGATCAACATGATCACCCACGGGCTGCCCGGAGTCGCGTTCGGCGGGGAGCCACCGGACCCGGCCGACATGAAGCGCCCCTCGCCGTCGCCGGAGCAGTCGGTGCTCGGTCGGGGCCTGCTGCGCCAGATCCTGGTCGCGGGCACGCTGATCGGGATCGTCGCCCTCGCCGCCGGCCTGCTGGCGCCCGACAGCCACCGCCAGACCTGGGTGTTCCTCACCCTCGGGCTCGCCCAGCTGGGCGTCGCGCTGTCGCTGCGCGCCCCCCGCGGCGGCCTGCAGTGGCGCTCGCGCGGGCTCGAGGTCGCGGTCCTGATCGCCGCCGCGCTGCAGGTGCTCGCGGTCGCGTGGTCCCCGCTGCGCGACCTGCTGCGCACCGACACGGTGCCCGCGGCCGACGCGCTGCTCGTGCTGGCGCTCAGCGCCGCACCGGGTCTCGTGCTCGGGTTGTGGCAGCGGTTCAGTGCTCGCTGGGGTTCAGCCAGCGACCGGTGA